The sequence ATGCCAGTGCTGTTAAGTTTACCAACAGGAATTTTCGGTTCTTATATTGCTCTGATGGTTTGTGGTCTTGATAATAATATTTACGCTCAGGTGGCATTAGTGATGTTGATAGGGCTGCTTGCCAAAAATGCGATATTAATTGTGGAATTTGCCATTGCAAGTTACAAGGAGGGAAACAGCATTATTTCAGCTGCTATCGAAGGAGCAAGGCAGCGTCTTCGTCCCATTCTGATGACCTCTTTCGCTTTTATCGCCGGATTGATTCCATTATGTGTAGCATCGGGTGCCGGAGCCGTTGGGAACCGTTCCATTGGAACCGCAGCCGCAGGGGGTATGTTAATCGGTACCGTCTTCGGTCTTATCATTATTCCCGGCCTTTACATTTTCTTTGCAACCCTTGAAAACAGAAAAAAAGCATGAAACGAATTCAATTAAAACTTATATTTTGGAGTGTCACAGGACTGTTCATGACTTCCTGTGCTGTTCCTAAAGTAGCATCAATGAAGGACGCGGATAGATTACCGGATCCCGTTGTTGTTGATTCAGCTACCGGCAGATCAGAATTTTCAGGAATAGATCTTAAGGGCTATTTTACGGATTCCCATTTATTATATCTTTTTGAGGAGGTAAAAAAAGCCAATCCTGACTTTAAAATAGCCCAGCAAAGAGTAGAAATAGCCAACAGCTTTTTAAAGCGGTCAAAAACAGAATTACTGCCTTCTCTGGAAATTGGAGTTCAGGTTTCCGGCGACCGGTATGGAAAATATACTATGGAAGGGGTTGGGAATTATGATACCAATCTTTCCTCGAATATCACTAAGGAACAAAAGATCAATACTTCCTTTACCCCTAATTATTGGATGGGTGCCAGAAGCAGCTGGGAAATCGATGCCTGGGGAAAATTAAAAAATAAGAAACTTTCAGCTCAGAACAAATTCCTGGCATCAACAGAAGGTTTGAAGCTTCTACAGACCGATCTTTTTACGGATATTGCCAATTTATATTATGATCTGATCACTTTAGACAAGCGATTAAAAATCTATCAGGATAATTACAACCTTCAGAAGCGTGCCTTTGAAATTATCAAAGCACAGCGTGAAGTTGGTAAGGTAACTGAACTGGCTGTACAGCAGTTTAAAGCACAGAACAATAACTGGCTGGCAGAAATTGAACATATTAAAGTAGAAATAGTCACTGTAAAGCAAGCCATATCAACATTAACGGGGGTATACGGGGGTGATATACAGAGAGGAGACACGCTTCTGCCTACAAATTTCAATATCCTGAATTCCAATATTAACGTTGATAAGATAATTCATTCCAGGCCTGATGTGATTTCAAACTATTATTATCTTAAGGCTTCACATGCGGATGCCAAAGCTGCAAGAGCTGCTTTTTATCCTAAAATTGATATTGGAGCAGGATTAGGAATCAATTCCTTTTCCGCCGAAACACTTTTCAAACC is a genomic window of Chryseobacterium nakagawai containing:
- a CDS encoding TolC family protein — its product is MKRIQLKLIFWSVTGLFMTSCAVPKVASMKDADRLPDPVVVDSATGRSEFSGIDLKGYFTDSHLLYLFEEVKKANPDFKIAQQRVEIANSFLKRSKTELLPSLEIGVQVSGDRYGKYTMEGVGNYDTNLSSNITKEQKINTSFTPNYWMGARSSWEIDAWGKLKNKKLSAQNKFLASTEGLKLLQTDLFTDIANLYYDLITLDKRLKIYQDNYNLQKRAFEIIKAQREVGKVTELAVQQFKAQNNNWLAEIEHIKVEIVTVKQAISTLTGVYGGDIQRGDTLLPTNFNILNSNINVDKIIHSRPDVISNYYYLKASHADAKAARAAFYPKIDIGAGLGINSFSAETLFKPASLAGQILGGLMVPVFNKGQLQYEFKVAGIEQEIAFLNYQKSVTTAFNELQSILKQTQIFHRVLELKEEEVNFLDKGIEVSNDLYITGYANYFELINAQKSKLQAELDLLKFQHENTRNNVLLFKALAGKLE